Proteins from a single region of Gossypium arboreum isolate Shixiya-1 chromosome 1, ASM2569848v2, whole genome shotgun sequence:
- the LOC108482938 gene encoding aquaporin PIP1-1: protein MHRYLVSYPIYKGTIFSSCRWYALIWLGFFVRKKKLQSLVVKWVKQKKKKMEGKEEDVKLGANKFSERQPIGTSAQTDKDYKEPPPAPLFEPGELKSWSFYRAGIAEFVATFLFLYITVLTVMGVSQSKTKCTTVGIQGIAWAFGGMIFALVYCTAGISGGHINPAVTFGLLLARKLSLTRAVFYMIMQCLGAICGAGVVKGFEGDSRYEMLGGGANVVNHGYTKGDGLGAEIVGTFILVYTVFSATDAKRNARDSHVPILAPLPIGFAVFLVHLATIPITGTGINPARSLGAAIIYNKDHAWDDHWIFWVGPFIGAALAAIYHQIIIRAIPFKTRA from the exons ATGCACCGTTACCTTGTATCCTATCCCATCTATAAAGGCACCATATTCTCTAGCTGTCGCTGGTATGCACTCATTTGGCTTGGGTTTTTTGTGAGGAAAAAGAAGCTTCAATCTTTGGTTGTTAAGTgggtgaaacaaaaaaaaaaaaaaatggagggCAAAGAGGAGGATGTTAAGCTAGGAGCCAACAAGTTCTCTGAGAGACAACCTATTGGGACATCAGCTCAAACAGACAAGGACTACAAGGAGCCACCACCGGCACCATTGTTTGAGCCTGGTGAGCTCAAGTCATGGTCTTTCTACAGAGCCGGAATTGCTGAGTTTGTTGCTACCTTCTTGTTCCTTTACATCACTGTCTTGACTGTCATGGGTGTCTCTCAATCTAAGACCAAATGTACTACTGTTGGTATTCAAGGCATTGCTTGGGCCTTTGGTGGCATGATCTTTGCTCTTGTTTATTGTACCGCTGGCATTTCAG GTGGCCATATTAACCCAGCTGTGACCTTTGGGTTGTTACTGGCAAGGAAGCTGTCCCTTACAAGGGCAGTGTTCTACATGATCATGCAATGCCTTGGTGCTATCTGTGGAGCTGGTGTAGTGAAAGGATTCGAAGGAGACAGTAGATATGAGATGTTGGGTGGTGGAGCCAATGTTGTGAACCATGGCTACACCAAAGGTGATGGTCTTGGTGCTGAAATCGTTGGCACTTTTATTCTTGTCTACACTGTTTTCTCTGCTACTGATGCCAAGAGAAATGCCAGAGACTCTCACGTTCCT ATTTTGGCTCCCCTACCTATAGGGTTTGCAGTGTTCTTGGTTCATTTGGCCACCATTCCCATCACTGGAACTGGTATTAACCCAGCAAGGAGTCTTGGAGCTGCCATTATATATAACAAAGACCATGCATGGGATGATCAT TGGATCTTCTGGGTTGGACCCTTCATTGGAGCTGCTCTTGCTGCAATTTACCACCAGATAATCATCAGGGCCATTCCTTTCAAGACCAGAGCTTGA
- the LOC108482937 gene encoding signal peptide peptidase-like 2, whose amino-acid sequence MDLQSLCKVILVSALISLVCHPCSVTAGDIVHDDDSAPKKPGCENDFVLVKVQTWVNGIEDAEFVGVGARFGTAIVSKEKNANQRRLVLSDPRDCCSHPKNKLDNDVIMVDRGHCKFTTKANNAQAANASALLIINNQKELYKMVCDPDETDLDIHIPTVMLPQDAGVSLEKMLTSNSSVSVQLYSPKRPLVDIAEVFLWLMAVGTILCASYWSAWSAREAAIEHDKLLKDALDEIPDTRHVGSGGLLNINTRSAVLFVVFASCFLIMLYKLMAYWFVELLVVLFCIGGVEGLQTCLVALLSRWFKRIAESYVKIPLFGAVSYLTLAVSPFCIAFAVVWAVYRNVSFAWIGQDILGIALIITVLQIVHVPNLKVGTVLLSCAFLYDIFWVFVSKKLFHESVMIVVARGDKSGQDGIPMLLKIPRMFDPWGGYSIIGFGDILLPGLLVAFSLRYDWLANKSLRAGYFVWAMIAYGLGLLVTYVALNLMDGHGQPALLYIVPFTLGTFLTLGRKRGDLRILWTSGEPERPCPHILLEHQTIEELNDEK is encoded by the exons ATGGATTTGCAAAGTCTTTGCAAAGTAATCTTAGTATCAGCTCTAATTTCACTTGTCTGTCACCCATGTTCCGTCACCGCCGGTGATATAGTACACGACGATGATTCAGCTCCCAAGAAGCCTGGTTGTGAGAACGACTTCGTTCTT GTCAAAGTTCAAACTTGGGTTAATGGCATAGAGGATGCAGAGTTTGTTGGTGTTGGTGCTAGATTTGGTACTGCTATAGTGTCAAAGGAGAAAAATGCAAATCAAAGACGCCTCGTTCTTTCTGACCCTCGTGATTGTTGTAGCCACCCGAAGAATAAG CTTGATAATGATGTCATTATGGTGGACCGAGGTCACTGCAAATTCACTACCAAGGCAAATAATGCACAGGCAGCTAATGCTTCTGCTCTCCTCATTATAAATAACCAAAAAG AACTTTATAAGATGGTATGTGATCCTGATGAAACTGATCTAGATATACACATACCTACTGTCATGCTCCCACAAGATGCTGGTGTGAGCTTGGAGAAAATGCTGACAAGTAATTCATCGG TGTCTGTACAGCTTTACTCTCCAAAACGACCTCTAGTTGACATAGCCGAAGTGTTTCTATGGTTGATGGCGGTTGGTACGATATTGTGTGCTTCATATTGGTCTGCATGGAGTGCTAGAGAAGCTGCTATTGAACATGACAAACTATTAAAG GATGCTTTAGATGAAATTCCAGATACCAGGCATGTCGGTTCTGGTGGCCTTTTGAATATCAACACCAGATCAGCTGTCTTATTTGTTGTTTTTGCATCTTGCTTCTTGATTATGCTTTACAAACTTATGGCGTATTGGTTTGTGGAGCTCTTGGTGGTTCTTTTCTGCATAGGTGGTGTGGAG GGCCTTCAAACTTGCTTGGTTGCTTTATTGTCAAG GTGGTTCAAGCGCATTGCAGAATCATACGTTAAAATTCCTTTGTTTGGAGCTGTCTCATACCTTACATTGGCTGTTTCCCCTTTCTGCATTGCGTTTGCTGTTGTTTGGGCTGTTTACCGCAATGTTTCCTTTGCTTGGATAGGTCAAGATATACTC ggAATTGCATTGATAATCACAGTTCTGCAAATTGTCCATGTACCTAATCTCAAG GTGGGAACAGTTCTACTCAGTTGCGCTTTCTTATATGACATCTTCTGGGTTTTTGTTTCAAAGAAGTTGTTCCATGAAAGCGTGATGATCGTG GTTGCTCGTGGTGATAAAAGTGGGCAGGATGGAATTCCGATGTTACTGAAGATCCCACGAATGTTTGATCCATGGGGTGGTTATAGCATAATAGGATTTGGTGATATCCTTTTACCTGGATTGCTGGTAGCATTTTCACTCAG GTATGATTGGCTGGCAAACAAGTCTCTTCGAGCTGGCTACTTCGTGTGGGCAATGATTGCTTATGGCTTAG GTCTTCTTGTTACGTACGTTGCACTAAATTTGATGGATGGACATGGTCAACCAGCACTTCTTTACATTGTCCCTTTTACACTTG GAACCTTTTTGACCCTAGGAAGAAAGAGAGGTGATCTAAGAATTCTCTGGACAAGTGGGGAACCAGAAAGACCTTGTCCCCATATCCTACTCGAACACCAAACTATCGAAGAGTTGAACGATGAAAAGTAA